The following are encoded together in the Balaenoptera acutorostrata chromosome 9, mBalAcu1.1, whole genome shotgun sequence genome:
- the BCL9L gene encoding B-cell CLL/lymphoma 9-like protein isoform X1: MSCPSAAGIWFQGTPRSTLPFSLLGAEESVPYSLGVWRVSLWSSEARIGFCLSVQLPSFRVFLTPPPPSSFCLSAAWGVGLCLCLGASAAGRKSVALGEGAPAQITPLSLSPTRIILSPCSSTEYLAGPWARTGAVAPLCVGTMRILANKTRLPHPRRREAPGSPPLSPRGHCPPAPAKPMHPENKLTNHGKTGNGGAQSQHQNVNQGPTCNLGSKGVGAGNHGAKANQISPSNSSLKNPQAGVPPFSSLKGKVKRERSVSVDSGEQREAGTPSLDSEAKEVAPRSKRRCVLERKQPYSGDEWCSGPDSEEDDKPIGATHNCNVADPAMAAPQLGPGQAAQLPLSESSAPGPPHGPPPGLRPDAPGGGGGGVPGKPPSQFVYVFTTHLANTAAEAVLQGRADSILAYHQQNVPRAKLDQAPKVPPTPEPLPLSTPSTGTPQSQPPPLPPPPPPAPGSAPPALPSEGPPEDTNQDLTPNSVGAASTGGGTGGTHPNTPTASTANNPLPPGGDPSSAPGPALLGEAASGNAQRSLVGSEGLSKEQLEHRERSLQTLRDIERLLLRSGETEPFLKGPPGGAGEGGPPAQAPPAPQQPPTAPASGLKKYEEPLQSMISQTQSLGGPPLEHEVPGHPPGGDMGQQMNMMMQRLGQDSLTPEQVAWRKLQEEYYEEKRRKEEQIGLHGGRPLQDMMGMGGMMVRGPPPPYHSKPGDQWPPGMGAQLRGPMDVQDPMQLRGGPPFPGPRFPGNQMQRVPGFGGMQGMPMEVPMNAMQRPVRPGMGWTEDLPPMGGPGNFAQNAVPYPGGQGEAERFMTPRVREELLRHQLLEKRSMGMQRPLGIAGSGMGQGMEVERMMQAHRQMDPAMFPGQIAGGEGLAGTPMGMEFGGGRGLLSPPMGQSGLREVDPPMGPGNLNMNMNVNMNMNMNLNVQMTPQQQMLMSQKMRGPGDMMGPQGLSPEEMARVRAQNSSGMMGGPQKMLMPSQFPSQGQQGFSGGQGPYQAMPQEMGNTQDMFSPDQSSMPMANVGTTRLSHMPLPPASNPPGSVHSAPNRGLGRRPSDLTISINQMGSPGMGHLKSPTLSQVHSPLVTSPSANLKSPQTPSQMVPLPSANPPGPLKSPQVLSSSLSVRSPTGSPSRLKSPSMAVPSPGWVASPKTAMPSPGVPQNKQPPLNMNSSSTLGNMEQSALPPSGPRSNSSAPPANPPSGLMNPSLPFTSSPDPTPSQNPLSLMMSQMSKYAMPSSTPLYHNAIKTIATSDDELLPDRPLLPPPPPPQGSGPGISNNQPTQMHLNSAAAQSPMGMNLPGQQPLSHDPPPTMLPSPTPLGSNIPLHPNAQGTGGPPQNSMMMAPGGPDSLNAPCGPVPNSSQMLPFPPRLQQPHGAMAPSGGGGGGPGLQQHYPSGMALPPEDLPSQPPGPLPPQQHLMGKSMAGRMGDAYPPGVLPGVASVLNDPELSEVIRPTPTGIPEFDLSRIIPSEKPSSTLQYFPKSENQPPKAQPPNLHLMNLQNMMAEQTPSRPPNLPGQQGVQRGLNMSMCHPGQMSLLGRTGVPSQQGMVPHGLHQGVMAPPQGLMTQQNFMLMKQRGVGGEVYSQPPHMLPPQGSLMGPPPQQNLMVSHPLRQRSVSLDSQMGYLPAPGGMANLPF; encoded by the exons ATGTCCTGTCCCAGCGCTGCTGGAATTTGGTTTCAGGGGACACCGAGGTCtactctccccttctccctcttggGAGCTGAGGAGAGTGTCCCTTACAGTCTGGGAGTCTGGAGGGTGTCCCTCTGGAGCAGTGAAGCCAGGATTggcttctgtctgtctgtccagctTCCTTCCTTCCGGGTTTTTCTgacaccccctcctccctcctccttctgtcTGTCTGCTGCTTGGGGTGtgggtctgtgtctgtgtctggggGCCTCTGCTGCAGGGAGGAAAAGTGTTGCTCTGGGAGAG GGAGCCCCAGCCCAGATCACACCCTTGAGCCTGAGCCCGACACGCATTATCCTGAG TCCCTGCTCCAGTACCGAGTAcctggctgggccctgggcacGCACAGGGGCCGTAGCCCCACTGTGTGTGGGAACCATGAGGATCCTGGCTAACAAGACAAG GTTACCCCACCCTAGGAGGAGAGAAGCTCCAGGGAGCCCGCCGCTGTCCCCCCGCGGCCActgcccccctgccccagccaaGCCAATGCACCCAGAAAATAAGTTGACCAATCATGGCAAGACAGGGAATGGCGGGGCCCAATCCCAGCACCAGAATGTGAACCAAGGACCCACCTGCAACCTGGGCTCGAAGGGCGTGGGGGCGGGGAACCATGGGGCCAAGGCCAACCAGATCTCACCTAGCAACTCAAGTCTGAAGAACCCCCAAGCAGGGGTGCCCCCTTTCAGCTCGCTCAAGGGCAAAGTGAAGAGGGAGCGGAGCGTGTCTGTGGACTCTGGAGAGCAGCGAGAGGCTGGGACACCGTCCCTGGATTCGGAGGCCAAAG AAGTGGCACCCCGGAGTAAGCGGCGTTGTGTGCTGGAGCGGAAGCAGCCATACAGTGGGGACGAATGGTGCTCAGGACCGGACAGCGAGGAGGATGACAAGCCCATTGGGGCCACCCACA ATTGTAATGTAGCAGACCCAGCCATGGCGGCCCCACAGCTGGGTCCTGGCCAAGCCGCCCAACTGCCCCTCAGCGAGAGCAGTGCACCAGGCCCCCCGCATGGGCCCCCGCCAGGCCTCCGGCCCGACGCCCCCGGGGGTGGAGGCGGGGGCGTCCCGGGAAAGCCTCCCTCACAGTTTGTGTATGTCTTCACCACCCACCTGGCCAACAC GGCTGCGGAGGCAGTGCTGCAGGGCCGGGCTGACTCCATCCTCGCCTACCACCAGCAGAACGTGCCCCGTGCCAAGCTGGACCAG GCCCCCAAAGTGCCACCCACCCCAGAACCGCTACCCCTGAGCACACCATCAACAGGCACCCCTCAGTCCCAGCCTCCTCCACTgccgccaccaccacccccagccccaggcagcgCCCCCCCTGCTCTGCCTTCTGAGGGGCCTCCTGAGGACACCAATCAGGACCTGACACCCAACTCGGTGGGAGCTGCCAGCACGGGTGGTGGCACTGGGGGTACCCACCCTAATACCCCTACAGCTTCCACCGCCAACAACCCGCTGCCTCCTGGAGGAGACCCCAGCAGTGCTCCCGGCCCTGCCCTGCTTGGGGAGGCCGCCAGCGGCAATGCGCAGCGGAGCCTGGTGGGCTCAGAGGGCCTGTCCAAGGAGCAGCTGGAGCATCGGGAGCGTTCCCTCCAGACGCTTCGAGACATTGAACGGCTGCTGCTCCGCAGCGGGGAGACTGAGCCCTTCCTCAAGGGGCCCCCCGGAGGAGCAGGCGAGGGGGGACCCCCAGCACAagcccctcccgccccccagcAGCCACCCACGGCCCCGGCCAGCGGGCTGAAGAAGTACGAGGAGCCCTTGCAGTCCATGATTTCGCAGACACAGAGCCTCGGGGGCCCCCCGCTGGAGCATGAAGTGCCTGGACACCCCCCGGGTGGGGACATGGGGCAGCAGATGAACATGATGATGCAGAGGCTGGGCCAGGACAGCTTGACACCTGAGCAGGTGGCTTGGCGCAAGCTGCAGGAAGAGTACTACGAGGAGAAACGGCGGAAGGAGGAGCAGATCGGGCTGCATGGGGGCCGCCCACTGCAGGACATGATGGGCATGGGGGGCATGATGGTGAGGGGACCACCGCCTCCCTACCACAGCAAGCCTGGCGATCAGTGGCCCCCCGGGATGGGAGCCCAGCTGCGGGGGCCCATGGATGTCCAAGATCCCATGCAGCTCCGGGGTGGACCACCCTTCCCCGGTCCCCGTTTCCCAGGCAACCAGATGCAACGGGTGCCTGGGTTTGGGGGCATGCAGGGTATGCCCATGGAGGTGCCCATGAATGCCATGCAGAGGCCTGTGAGGCCGGGTATGGGCTGGACTGAAGACTTGCCCCCTATGGGGGGGCCTGGCAATTTTGCCCAGAATGCAGTGCCCTACCCAGGCGGGCAGGGTGAAGCCGAGCGATTTATGACCCCTCGGGTTCGTGAGGAGCTGCTGCGACACCAGCTGCTGGAGAAGCGGTCGATGGGCATGCAGCGCCCCCTGGGCATAGCCGGCAGCGGCATGGGGCAGGGCATGGAAGTGGAACGGATGATGCAGGCGCACCGGCAGATGGATCCAGCCATGTTCCCCGGGCAGATAGCTGGCGGCGAGGGCCTGGCGGGCACTCCCATGGGCATGGAGTTTGGTGGAGGTCGGGGCCTCCTGAGTCCCCCCATGGGGCAGTCTGGGCTGAGGGAGGTGGACCCACCCATGGGGCCAGGCAACCTCAACATGAACATGAATGTGAACATGAACATGAACATGAACCTGAATGTGCAGATGACCCCACAGCAGCAGATGCTGATGTCGCAGAAGATGCGGGGCCCCGGGGACATGATGGGGCCACAGGGCCTCAGTCCCGAGGAGATGGCCCGGGTGCGGGCCCAGAACAGCAGCGGCATGATGGGCGGCCCGCAGAAGATGCTTATGCCCTCGCAGTTTCCCAGCCAGGGCCAGCAGGGATTCTCTGGGGGCCAGGGACCCTACCAAGCCATGCCCCAGGAAATGGGCAATACTCAAGACATGTTCAGCCCCGACCAGAGCTCAATGCCCATGGCAAACGTGGGTACCACCCGGCTCAGCCACATGCCCCTGCCTCCTGCATCCAATCCTCCCGGCTCTGTGCATTCAGCCCCAAACCGGGGGCTGGGCAGACGGCCTTCAGACCTCACCATCAGTATTAATCAGATGGGCTCACCGGGCATGGGGCATCTGAAGTCGCCCACCCTTAGCCAGGTACACTCACCCCTGGTCACCTCGCCCTCCGCCAACCTCAAGTCACCCCAGACTCCCTCACAGATGGTGCCCTTGCCTTCGGCCAACCCGCCAGGACCTCTCAAGTCACCCCAGGTCCTCAGCTCCTCTCTCAGCGTCCGTTCGCCCACCGGCTCGCCCAGCAGGCTCAAGTCTCCCTCCATGGCGGTGCCTTCTCCAGGCTGGGTCGCCTCGCCCAAGACAGCCATGCCCAGCCCCGGAGTCCCCCAGAACAAGCAGCCGCCTCTGAACATGAACTCTTCCAGCACCCTGGGCAACATGGAGCAGA GTGCCCTCCCGCCTAGCGGCCCCCGGAGCAACTCCTCAGCGCCTCCCGCCAACCCTCCCAGCGGCCTCATGAACCCCAGCCTGCCATTCACTTCCTCCCCAGACCCCACGCCTTCCCAGAACCCCCTGTCACTGATGATGTCCCAGATGTCCAAGTACGCCATGCCCAGCTCCACCCCGCTCTACCACAATGCCATCAAGACCATCGCCACCTCAGACGACGAGCTGCTGCCCGACCGGCCCCTGCTCCCCCCGCCACCACCACCGCAGGGCTCTGGGCCAG GGATCAGCAATAACCAGCCCACCCAGATGCACCTGAACTCAGCTGCTGCCCAGAGCCCCATGGGCATGAACCTGCCAGGCCAGCAGCCCCTGTCCCATGACCCCCCACCTACCAtgttgccctcccccacccctctgggCTCCAACATTCCACTGCACCCCAATGCACAAGGGACAGGAGGGCCCCCTCAGAACTCGATGATGATGGCTCCAGGGGGCCCAGACTCCCTGAATGCCCCCTGCGGCCCTGTGCCTAACTCCTCCCAGATGCTGCCCTTTCCCCCTCGGCTGCAGCAGCCCCACGGTGCCATGGCCCCtagtgggggcgggggcgggggaccCGGCCTGCAGCAGCACTACCCTTCAGGCATGGCCCTGCCCCCAGAGGACCTGCCCAGCCAGCCGCcaggccccctgcccccccagcAGCACCTGATGGGCAAAAGCATGGCCGGCCGCATGGGCGACGCGTACCCCCCGGGCGTGCTCCCCGGGGTGGCGTCAGTGCTGAACGACCCTGAGCTGAGCGAGGTGATCCGGCCCACCCCGACGGGGATCCCCGAGTTCGACTTGTCCAGGATCATCCCCTCGGAGAAGCCAAGCAGCACCCTCCAGTACTTCCCCAAGAGTGAGAACCAGCCCCCCAAGGCCCAGCCCCCCAATCTGCATCTCATGAACCTGCAGAACATGATGGCGGAGCAGACCCCCTCCCGGCCCCCCAACCTCCCAGGCCAGCAGGGCGTCCAGCGGGGGCTCAACATGTCCATGTGCCACCCCGGACAGATGTCCTTGCTGGGCAGGACAGGTGTGCCCTCACAGCAGGGCATGGTGCCCCATGGCCTGCACCAGGGGGTCATGGCCCCTCCACAAGGCCTCATGACCCAGCAGAATTTCATGCTGATGAAGCAGCGGGGCGTGGGCGGTGAGGTCTACAGCCAGCCCCCCCACATGCTCCCCCCGCAGGGCTCTCTCATGGGCCCCCCGCCCCAGCAGAACCTCATGGTGTCCCACCCGCTGCGGCAGCGCAGTGTGTCTCTGGACAGCCAGATGGGCTACCTCCCGGCTCCGGGCGGCATGGCCAACCTGCCCTTCTAG